From Prinia subflava isolate CZ2003 ecotype Zambia chromosome 32, Cam_Psub_1.2, whole genome shotgun sequence:
TGCAGAATGAGCTGTACTTCCCTGGCATTTATTTATAGCAGCTGAAAGGTTGTTTGAACTTAATCTTGGAACGAGTTTGGGTTTCTCTTTGTCAGAATGGATGTATTAATAATGATGGTTGCCATTTATTTGTGCTGTTACTTTGCTCTTTCCTCCCAGTGTGTGGCAGAAAGGCTTTGCCTGTTCAGTGACATGAAGGGTCAGCGGAGCTGTGGGGAGTGTGATGATGAGCAATCCCCTAGATCACCTAACGAGGGAGAGTTCTGCATGTGTTCAtctttccctgcagctgtgcctgtctCAGGTCCCTCACAGGGTGCTGGTGCAGGCCTGACATCAGTAGGACCCACCTGCTCCCTGCCAtgctctcagagctgtgctgtgccctgctgggctcagtTTGGTGAATCCTTGCTCTGTTGTGTCTCTGCAGGCCCTGGGCTGTTTGCTGTACAAGCTGTGTTACTTCACCTTGCCCTTTGGGGAGAGCCAGGTGGCCATTTGTGATGGCAACTTCACCATTCCAGACAACTCCCGGCACTCCCAGGACATGCACTGCCTCATCCGTGAGTGTCTGACAGGGCCACAGGTCTAAAAAACAGCACGGGGGGTTTGCCCTTACAGCCCCTGCCCCTACAGTAAAACGAGTTTTTCTCTCGTTTTTGGAGGCTTGCTTGCACACAGAAGTGGTTAAAGTGATCTTTTACTAGTTTAGGAGATCACTCTTGGAGAGACAGTCATGACAAAGAGATTTCTGTTTGGCCAGCCTGGAGTGAGTTCTGTGGAAAGGCAGGAGCACAGACAACCATTTGGTTTGAGTCCTACAGAAACTTGCACAATAAGCCTATTTATGCGGAAACGTATTTCTGCAGTAATAAATCTGTTTGGATAAGGAACTGAAAAGACTACAGTGACTTAGGCTAGTGATAAGAATTCATCTTCTGTGAACTaggaaacagaactgaaatgaTTTATAAATATCCCACTGACTAGAGTGAATGTGTAATTAAGTGTACAATGCACTACTCTTGGcaaagctggggcagctctcttgtttccagcacagcttttgatttttttttctttccctagcCACAGTCTTGACTCACACAGAGTTGGATGTGTTTGCAGAGCAGGCTGGTATTTTCTTTGCTGATGTGGAGGTATCTGCAGTGGTGCCTGTGGCtgccctgtctccctgtccTGGTGGCACACCGGGGCTGGATCAATCCCTTTTCCTGTGGGTTCACTTGGAAGTGCCCAGTCCCACCCAAAGCTGTTCCTTGGCCAGGCAGCATTCTCCCTTCTTGCCCCAGAGGCTTCGGGAGCAGCTGCAGATCGCAGCTCTGTTGGAAGGTCTGTCCTGATCCATCCTGCCCTGTTCCCACCTGAGCCCACAgtcagctcagccctgctgagcctgcACTGGCCATGTGCTTCAAAGGAGACAGGACACCCTGTGAGCACCTGGTTGTACCAAACGTGGAGTCGTGGAATTGGTTGGGTTGGAGGGACTTGAAAGCCCATCCaatgccacccctgccatgggcaggggcaccttccactgtcccaggctgttccaggccccgtccagcctggccttggacgtatccagggatgcagggtcagccacagctgctctgggcaccctgtgccagtgcctcccCACCCTCGGCACAAAAAAGTCCTTTTTTGTATCAAGTCTCatgtgctgccacagctggctGCCCTGCATCTGTGTGTCCTGTGGCTCTGATCTCAGCCTCTCTGTCTCTTCAAGGGTACATGCTTGAGCCAGACCCTGATAAGAGACCTGACATTTATCAGGTCTCCTACTTTGCATTCAAACTGGCCAAGAAGGAGTGCCCGGTGCAGAATGTCCAGGTGAGCAGAGGGGTGGCCTGaggggggctctgggaggggctgggaaggcAGTTGCTGAATACTGAGTGTTTGGCTCTGTTCTGTTGGTTGTTCCCCAGTTCTGTAATTAGGAGGGTCTTGTTTGTAACAGCAcagtttggtttggatttttttggggtcAGAGATCACGGTTTCTCATGTTACTTATTTCTGTTTGTCCCCGATTTACGTCTTCACCCAGTCACCAGTGTGAGGCCAACCAAGAGATCTTGTGCATGTGAACATGGAAAATTAGGCCATGCTTGGGAAACCAATTTGATTCCCAGGCACACTCATCATAGCATGTGTAATTTGGCCTGCACATTGGTTTGAACACAGCAGTTCTGGGTTTGTTGGCTGGGACTTGGAATTTGAACTACATCAGACTTTACACAACCATCTGCCCCTTCTTAGTGTGTCTTTAGAGACTTCAGCTGAAAAATGGACTTGACAGTTACTTTCTTATGTTGTTATGGACACCTGTGACAGACATTTTGTTGTGTTGTTGCTACATAAATAGaaactttggtttttttccccatgttcaGGTACTTATTTATGGTCTTCATGAATAAGAGATAGTTTGGGTTCTATTATGCCTGTGTTTTTATAGCATCATTTATAAATTTTGTCACTACTGTCTCCTGgttgtcttttaaaaatgcctAGGTTGTACTGTGGAACTTTGTGTTCATATTCCACGTTCAAAAAGCTGagccctctttttttcctgtgcaaagACTGTCCCAAACTCCTGTCTCCCCATGACGTGAACCTTGTGGTGTCTGTTATGTGTCCAGCATGAGGAGTAATTGCTTTGGGAATCCCTAGATCTCCCTGTTTTATTGTGATGTTTTGCACATTATTTCTGACTCTGTTTTCTGCCCTCAAAATACCAAATTGGGTGTTTTTGGGATCTGCAGAACTCTCCAATCCCTGCTAAACTCCCAGACCCAGTTAAAGCAAGTGAAGCTGCTGCAAAGAAGAGTCAGCCAAAGGCCAGGTAACCCCACCTGCTTTTTACTCCTTTTGTTGCCTGTTGTCTCTGCTGTTTAGTAGCAAAGATGTATTTATCTGCTTCCTTGGGGACTTCAGTTGCCAAATGGAGACCAAGCACAGTTATTCTCCCATGAGTCAGGTGTCTCAGCTATCAGAAACAATCCGATAGCAGGTTCATTAGTTATCAAGAACCATTTGGTATCTACAAACCACAATGTTTACAGAAGGCTGGGGGGATGACTGCTCCTCTCTCTTGCTGTGCATTTTTAGAGCTCGGTAAACATTGAGCAGAGATCAGAAGAGATCAGTGACCTGATTCTGAGGTGGATGTACCAAAGTTAAAGTACATCTAAAGATGGCAGTTTAGAAAACTCTGCCCAAAGGTACCAGCTGCTCATGAGCTGATTTGTGTCCTTCATGTGCTCATTCAGAAGTCTGAGTGGTTTCAAGCAATATGTTGTAGAAAATAGTTGGATATAAGTTGAGTGGTTTTGACAAGTCCCAGCTGTCCACCAGGAGAAGATGCCACGATTGGCAGAGAAGTCAGAACAGTAGTGTTGGATTAATTGTGAACACATCCAGGAGGTTTTACTGTGCTTGGTGTGTCTGGGTGCCCATGAGCGTTTCACCTTTGTCAGTCACACCCAGCTGAAATGTGGGTGTTTAACCCTGCTGTGTGTTCTGTGCACCAGCTGCCCGACTCACAGGCTGTGCTCActgcccttccttctcctccttccttaACAGGCTCACAGACCCCATCCCTACAACAGAAACATCTATAGCACCCCGCCAGAGACCTAAAGCAGGACAGACCCAGCCCAACCCTGGAATTCTGCCTATCCAGCCAGCCCTGACGCCCAGGAAGAGAGCCACAGTCCAGGCAGCCATTCAGCCACAGGGTGAGCGATGTGTCTGCATGTCCCTGCACCCCCGTGTGTCTCAGGGCAGTCACCTAACTTTCCATTTGGGTTCTTGTCCCAGTTGCAGgtccagctgccctgggcagtgcccagccctcactccctgccagcaccccccagccaaaagcagccccccagcagcctccagcccagccccaggtcaagccagcagcagcaccccaggcacagccccaggtcCCCTCGACACAGCCCCAGGCCACCCctcagcatcagcagcagcttttcctgaagcagcagctcctgcagcagcagcagcagcagcagcagcagcagcaacagcaggcTGCCtacttccagcagcagcagcagcagatgatgcaggcacagcaggtGGGTGTGTGCGCCGGGTTCATCACATCTGTGTCTGCACTGCTGTAGCTTTGTGTTTATGGCAAGTTTCCTGTTCTTTTGGGGGGAATGGGTGCAGCTTTTAGGCATTTTCCAGTGCATCCCCAGTCCTCTAGCAAGATTTGGTCTAGGTCCACCACACCTCAAACCTCTCAACCAGCGGTTGTTTCCCAGTTCCCAGTGATGCAACAAGGAGCAcccgtgcagcagcagctgatgcagaACTActaccagcagcagcagcagcagcagcagcagcagctgatggccCAGCAGGCAACTATGCAGCAGAagaccacagcagcagcagctcagcagaagcagcagcccctggcaccaACGCAGCCCCAGGCCCAGCCGAGCGCGGCACCGCCGGCGCAGCCGCAGGAGCAGGGGGTGAGACCTTGGGGAAAGGGATGAGGCACTGGGACGTAGGCTACAAatgctcctctgccagctcctgtgtgctgggaaCACTTGAGTTGGCTTTTCAGACCCACAGAGCCCAGACCATAGATGCCAGGGGAGGTTGGGttggatattaagaaaattCCTTCACCCAAAGGGTtgtccagcctggcagagctgtccaGGGCAGTGGTAGAGTCCCCATTCCTGGGGGATTTAACAGATgcctggatgtgacacttggggacatgggatAGTGGCGGCCTTGGTAGATCTGGAGAAATATTGGGACCTGATGATCTTAGAGaccttttccaacccaaacaattccatgattctgggGCCTAATTAGTAATAATTCAGTTATTCCTGAGTCACAGATGTCAGTGGTGACCTTGCTGCCTCAGAGATGTGCAGTTGTTTGGATTTCTCATTCCAGCAGGATGCTGGACTCCAGAATTGTGCACTGGATCCACAGAAAGGAGATGAGTAATGGATGAGTAGAAAGCAGATGAGGAGATCTAAGTAGCTGCTTAATGCAGCTTCTCTCCATCCCCTGTCATGTTGCCATAGAAGACATGTGAGAAACTCTCTGAAACATTATTTGTACTCAACACACCAGGATGGGCACCAGGCACCAGAGCTACTTTATGTTGCTGCTTGTTTggaaaactttttcctgatgCTCAGAGGAAGGCACAAACAGCTTTCTGGTTGTTCCTAGCATTGGGTtaactttttaataaatataatgaGGGGGAGACTTTTCAAAGGAGACTTTTGAAAGCACCATATCTAAAAATCAATCAATCCGTCATCCACTTTACTAATGATCTGAATGTGCACCTAAAATAAATGCTCTTTGCTTGATGGAAAATGTGTCCAAATGCAGAGGAACAGGCAGCTGCccacagggaggggcagggagctgtgccagggggctaaagtgctctgcagggctgtgggaggaagCTGTGCTTTCATTTCTGGGCAATCCCATCTGCTCTTCCCTGGCTTTGGGAGCTCAGAGGGTTGTCCCTAACTCTGGTTGTGTGCTAGGAATAATCCTGGACatcaggcaggaggaggctgccaGTGTTTGTGCTGTACCTGGCTGCAGGTGTGCAAAGCTGTCTGATGACAGCCCTGGAAATCTTCAGGGTGGGCTGGATGGGGGGTgagtggcatccctgcccatggcacagggtggAACTAGGTGacctttaagatcccttccacctcaaaccattccatgattctgttgTTTCAGAGGTACACAACTGTTTGAGTCCAGGCTAAGGGTCACTTTATGCTGGCTTGTTGTGAGCTGACGCTTAATTCCCATCTCCTTGTTTCCTTGGAAGTGCCATCAGGAGTTCATTTGACTAATAAACGCCATAATTCATGaactgagcagtgctggggcagctaTTTGTTCTGCTCTCTGAGGTGTCTCAGGGCTCTGCCATATCCCCTTTCCTGTTGTGTTTCCAGCCCTGGTTTGGGTGGGAGACATGCTCAGAGCTGTTGTGTTCCTGTTCTGGTGAATGACCTGGGGCAGGTCAGTTTGTTGAAGTTGGTGGGAGATTAGTGTCAGTATGTGCAGACAGGTTTTGAGTGATGCCTGTTATTGCCCTGTTCCTTTTAGGGCAGAAATGCCTCAAATGGAGCCTTGAATAGAGCTTTGCTGTGATTTGCTAGCACAAGTACAGtcttaattttattaatatcaGCTAGCTTGAAAATTAGCCTTATTCCCCTGGTAGACTGATAAGAATGGACACATCTGGActctttcctgctcctgcagcagtcaGGAGGGAAAAACAGTGGTTGGctcatttaaaaaatggtaGTGAAGCCcagtctctgcagagcagagtcTCTGAGCAGAAGACACCTAGCCAGGACCTGTCAGAACCTTTTCACATTGGGAGATTCCAGCTTAATAAGCTCTGCCTTCATTCCTGCTAGGATTTTGGCGCTGCCTTTTATCTCTCAGCAGCAAATGTCCTGTTCTGCAGTGACCTACATAGGGGATTGGGTGCatggggagcaggcagggcgCTTCTGCCTCTCTGCAATGAGTGTGCTGGAATGCCGGAGGAAAAACAGGACAGCTGCCCATTGTTTGCCTTCTGCCACTGGGGTTCAGCACTGGACAACACTCTCCTGTTGCCTTTTTAGGTCTTTCCAAGCCTTTAATCTTGGTTGGAAaaggcctggggacagggaggtaGTAcccaggcaggggaggagacGTGCACAGCTTGCTGCTCCTTGTATTCcagttttcctgttttaaatcCAGCAGTGATATCTCCCTGACAGACATATTGTGAAAAATCACGCAATCACAAGTGTTGCTGTTTACCACTACAAAACCATATTTCAAGTATTTGTGTTTGTGAGTGTAACACAAGACTAAGgcaatggaaaaataaaatcagtgtgAGGAAAGCCTTTGCAGTTTCCACAGGGTTTGTAGCTGGCTGTCTTGGCTCACACCTAAACCAAATGTGCTTGGTTTTCTCCTCCACATTTTAATGACATATGTTGCTCCTATggtctttgctttcttttttttttccttcccctaagagaaaggtttttttcacaAGATTTCTGCAAGAGAACTCCACCCCTTTAGGCATTTGACCCTGGTCACACATTACATGCTGAAGGCAGTGCTGCCCTTCACTGTGTCCCTGTGACAAGACTCCTGTGCACTGTGATCTGAGTTCTTcccacctctgctctggagctcgGCCTCTCTATGCATGAACAGGTTTGAGCCCAGCCTGCCTTTGCAAAGTCCTGATGGAGGTTTTACCTCCAGAGCTGCACTACAGAAAGGGAAGAGACTCTGCCTGTGCAGTAATCCTGAAATACTGCAGAGTAGCAAATCCCCTCCCCACGCTCCCTTtgtctgttttttcccctccagacTATCCCCAGTCCATGgctggagtgctgtgtgctccagcaggagctgttttttcccctggcTGCCGTTCTGACTGGTTTTCTCCCCCGGCAGGCGCAGGCTCCAgcgaggcagcagcaggctcagggcacGGCGCAGGGGCAGAAGCTGGGCTCGCTCACGCCTCCGTCCTCGCCTAAGGCGCAGCGCGCGGGGCACCGCCGCATCCTCAGCGACGTCACCCACAGCGCCGTGTTCGGCGTGCCCGCCAGCAAATccacccagctgctgcaggccgCCGCCGCCGAGGCCAGCCTCAACAAGTCCAAGTAGGTGCCCAGGGCCTGGGGCGAGGGGTCGGCCTCAACAAGTCCAAGTAGGTGCCCAGGGCCTGGGGCGAGGGGTTGGCCTCAACAAGTCCAAGTAGGTGCCCAGGGCCTGGGGCGAGGGGTCGGCCTCAACAAGTCCAAGTAGGTGCCCAGGGCCCCCATGGGGTGTGGAGCTGGGTCAGGCTCTGGGAGGTGTTCGATGCAAACCTCTGAATGGAGGTACACACCAAACTCTGAGTAAGCCTTTGGCTTCAAGACCTCAGTTTAGGGCTTGGCAGGAAGTGCTGGAAAATTTGTCCCAAAGTCCTCATGAGTTGTCTGAGCTCCCAAAGAGCTTTGGGTGACCAGGGCCTTCTCTGGCTCACAAAAGGCAGTGTCATTTCAGCCACGGCCCTGGTGTGCACTTCACTCTCAGTGCTTGACACCAGCACTTCCtgaaggttggacttgatggtcttggaGATCTTAATGGAGCTCTGATTCCCTAAGAGTATTTGCTAGATCACTTTTACAGTGTCTACAGGCAAGAAGCCTTCCCGTGGGCACTGCTGTTCCCAGTGGGATGCTTGGGATGCTAGTTTTAACCCCTGAGATGTGGGTGCCCAGCCTCAGTGCTCCCAGGCTTTAGAGAATGGGACTGCAGTAATTTGCACTGGATATTTTAACTGGGAGATCATTAGAGTGTAGTAGCTTGGACCAGCTGATAGTGCTGGCCAGAGGATTTCAGATGGGTGGTTAATGGCTCTTGTTTGGGATGATCAAATCCAGATCTGCATCCACCACACCCTCGGGCTCACCAAGGACCTCGCAGCAGAATGTCTACAACCCTCCCGACCTGTCCACGTGGAACCCCTTTGATGATGACAACTTCTCCAAGCTcacagctgaggagctgctgaacaAGGACTTTGCAAAGCTGGGGGATGGTAGGTCCATGGGGTGCTTTAACACCCGCCTGCTCTGGAAAGGGAAGATGCCATGGATTTGGGATGCTTTTGGGCAGGGACTGCTTGGTTGCCCCATATAATAACAGTGCTCTGGCTAAATCCTTCCTGCTTCTTTCTGTTTGCAGTTCAGTGGTGCCGCAAAGGCAGAGGTATGAGCTGCTTTGACAGTACCCCTACTCAGGTCCTGTGGAAGCTGCAGTTTAAACTCTGCTTCATCTGCATGTTGGGATTTGCAGGAAAAGACTTAAATCACTTAGTGGAACAGCATCCTAAAAATACAGATAAGCGGCCTACTTTCAGAATAGAAGTTTTTCCCCTAACTCTGGGTCTGCATTCCAGGGAAAGCTCCAGAAAAGGCAGGCAGTTCCACAGAGAACCTGATGCCGGGTTTCCAGCCGGCTGTATCCACAGCCCCGGCAGATGCGTTTGGTGGCTCCTCCTTCACTGCTGGGCCAGGTGAGTTTATGAACAGCATGGAAGGCAGCTCTTGGACAGAACCTCTTTGAAAGGGTAGGAAAACTGATACCAACTGAGCTAGGCCTTGGCACTAGAGCTGCATGGAACAGGGTTGGCACttcaggagaggagggaatgtACAGAGGGTACATTCCCTCGTCACAGTTGGGTGGCACAGACAGGATACTGTGAGGAGGCAGAGGTGGAATTTGTGGTGACAGAAGAAACTGAGCCCCTTAAGTTCCAAAGGAAGCTTCTTAGTGTGTGTAAGTTCCATGGAACTCATAACAAAGAGTAAAACCTGTCATGTGCAGTGAAGGAACTGGCTTGGAGGTGTTGGTCAGACCTGCTGATCTGtttggaggagcagaggaacgGAGATAACAATATCTCTGCTGCAGCATGAGGAGGACAGCAGGGATGAGTGAGCAGGGGAAGTCCTCGGGGGAGAGCACAATCTCATAATTGACACATTAGGTGATGAAGGCAGTAATTTCTGCactggctgggctgtgtggcTCCAGAGCCCTTGGCTGGTCTGAGGAGTTTCTCTGCAGCAACCTCTGCCTGTGGACCTTGTCTAGTGTTTCCTTTGGTCCTTGTGTCCCAAGGTTTTGCTGTGAGCAGCCCCTTCTGTGCCAAAGACCCCTGGGGAGTGCTGCTGCTCATTTCTAATTCTTCAGCATCAGTTCTCACTGagggcagctcagagctgccaagcacagaggtgctgcttCCAGGAGCTCCAAATGCCAGGGATCCTCCCCCCTGGTGAAAATGCACCCCACAGAAGTGAAACAACTCTTGGTGAGAGGAGTCTGGGAAGAGGCTGAAGAATCCTTTGTGGGACAAGGAGTGACAAATCTATTGATGcttatttctgtttataaaaTGATATTTAGGGATGCTTATGACTGAGCTTGGTATGTTGGTTCTTACCGGAGAATTAAGGAGTTGAAGGCCCTGACACAGGAGTGCTCCTGGGGAGTTGCTTTCTGAATTTGtccagctgggagcagtttGTGGTGTTCCATCAGCCTCTGTGAAtgatgctgagcagcagcagctccacgttGAGCTGTAAAGCACATTCTGCAAAGCCTAAGGAGCATCTGTGTGCCCTGTGGTTTCTGTACCGTGGTCAGTTCTTGCAGTGTCTGTCTTTAAAATGTGCTCCTTGACTTTTCAGTCCTGAGGTTTAGCATAGAAAGGTATCTTGGAAATCTTGGTGCTGGCATGGGCACTTCCAgcccttctctctctttcctcagaGAGAggagcctgtcccagcctggctggtgcCAGATGCTGCAGCTTTTACTGCAGACACAGAAGCCCCACATGGGCTGTGTGTCCCTTGTGAGGCCTTTCACCTTTTGTGCTGCTGTGAAGGCAGATAACAGTTCTTCCCTGCCAGGGAATATTCTGAGATCTGTGGGTTAAATTGTGTAGGAGCAGTACATGGTAACAGTaggtttgttggttggttggttggtttatttgtttgtttcagtaGTACACTTGGTCAgagtgtgcctgtgtgtgtttgtgtcaggccagagctggggctgtgcctgtgctggggttttGCTCTGTGCTTTCTCCTTTCATCTTCTCTGTTCACgctgccttttcttttcctttcctcttctctaCCAGCTGAAAAAACGAAAGACATTCTGAGTTTGGACTCTAGCCCTCCTCTCCTGACTGTGCCTGATCCTTTCATTCCTCTCCCGTTATCTGACACGCCAGGTAACCAGGACtgagggggtggaggggggCAGAGTCTTGGGCTTTGTTTTGTCCTCCTAATCTTCTGGCTCTGTTTGTAGGCACACTGAAatcctgggcactgccaggctctgctgggctcacTGGCAGTGGGGATGGTTTTCATGGCAGAGCCTGGGTTATCTCATTGTTCCTAATGCCAAAAATGTTGGTGTCTTTAGAGGCTCAGCATTCAAAGCCAAAAGTGGTtggagggctggagcagctctcctaGGAGGGAATGCTGAGAGTGTAGGAGTTGTTCAATCTGGAGCAGAGAATGCTCCAGGGAGatctcagagccccttccagtgcctaaaggggctccaagagagctggggatgtgggcctggagggacaggacacagagctTCCTATTGCCAAAGGCAGGGTGAGATggaatattgggaaggaattgttcccaaTTGTTCCcaattgttccctgtgagggtgaggaggccctggcacagggtgcccagagcagctatggctgcccctggatctctgaaagtgcccaaggccaggttggatggggtctggagcaccctgggatggtggaagatatccctgcccagggcagggagtggaacAAGATaggctttaaggtccct
This genomic window contains:
- the AAK1 gene encoding AP2-associated protein kinase 1 isoform X8 — encoded protein: MKKFFDSRREQGSSGPGSGTSGGGGGSSGPGSGYVGRVFSIGRHQVTVDEVLAEGGFAIVFLVRTSNGVKCALKRMYVNNEYDLQVCKREIQIMRDLSGHKNIVGYIDSSINSVSSGDVWEVLILMDFCRGGQVVNLMNQRLQTGFTESEVLQIFCDTCEAVARLHQCKTPIIHRDLKVENILLHDRGHYVLCDFGSATNKFQNPQAEGVNAVEEEIKKYTTLSYRAPEMVNLYSGKLITTKADIWALGCLLYKLCYFTLPFGESQVAICDGNFTIPDNSRHSQDMHCLIRYMLEPDPDKRPDIYQVSYFAFKLAKKECPVQNVQNSPIPAKLPDPVKASEAAAKKSQPKARLTDPIPTTETSIAPRQRPKAGQTQPNPGILPIQPALTPRKRATVQAAIQPQVAGPAALGSAQPSLPASTPQPKAAPQQPPAQPQVKPAAAPQAQPQVPSTQPQATPQHQQQLFLKQQLLQQQQQQQQQQQQQAAYFQQQQQQMMQAQQFPVMQQGAPVQQQLMQNYYQQQQQQQQQQLMAQQATMQQKTTAAAAQQKQQPLAPTQPQAQPSAAPPAQPQEQGAQAPARQQQAQGTAQGQKLGSLTPPSSPKAQRAGHRRILSDVTHSAVFGVPASKSTQLLQAAAAEASLNKSKSASTTPSGSPRTSQQNVYNPPDLSTWNPFDDDNFSKLTAEELLNKDFAKLGDGKAPEKAGSSTENLMPGFQPAVSTAPADAFGGSSFTAGPAEKTKDILSLDSSPPLLTVPDPFIPLPLSDTPEKLIEGLKSPEPALLLPELLPLADPFGSTSDAVNGKADIAVESLIPGLEAPLPQRLVSQSESVASNRTDSLTGEDSLLDCSLLSNPAADLLDEFAPVAFAAQPHKEDTNLISGFDAPEGSEKVTEDEFDPIPVLISKNSQGGHSRNNSGSSESSLPNIARSLLLVDQLIDL
- the AAK1 gene encoding AP2-associated protein kinase 1 isoform X13; translated protein: MKKFFDSRREQGSSGPGSGTSGGGGGSSGPGSGYVGRVFSIGRHQVTVDEVLAEGGFAIVFLVRTSNGVKCALKRMYVNNEYDLQVCKREIQIMRDLSGHKNIVGYIDSSINSVSSGDVWEVLILMDFCRGGQVVNLMNQRLQTGFTESEVLQIFCDTCEAVARLHQCKTPIIHRDLKVENILLHDRGHYVLCDFGSATNKFQNPQAEGVNAVEEEIKKYTTLSYRAPEMVNLYSGKLITTKADIWALGCLLYKLCYFTLPFGESQVAICDGNFTIPDNSRHSQDMHCLIRYMLEPDPDKRPDIYQVSYFAFKLAKKECPVQNVQNSPIPAKLPDPVKASEAAAKKSQPKARLTDPIPTTETSIAPRQRPKAGQTQPNPGILPIQPALTPRKRATVQAAIQPQVAGPAALGSAQPSLPASTPQPKAAPQQPPAQPQVKPAAAPQAQPQVPSTQPQATPQHQQQLFLKQQLLQQQQQQQQQQQQQAAYFQQQQQQMMQAQQFPVMQQGAPVQQQLMQNYYQQQQQQQQQQLMAQQATMQQKTTAAAAQQKQQPLAPTQPQAQPSAAPPAQPQEQGAQAPARQQQAQGTAQGQKLGSLTPPSSPKAQRAGHRRILSDVTHSAVFGVPASKSTQLLQAAAAEASLNKSKSASTTPSGSPRTSQQNVYNPPDLSTWNPFDDDNFSKLTAEELLNKDFAKLGDGKAPEKAGSSTENLMPGFQPAVSTAPADAFGGSSFTAGPAGPRRKGLCCVLS